Proteins encoded in a region of the Flavobacteriales bacterium genome:
- a CDS encoding beta-lactamase family protein, giving the protein MKKIVVGAFALVLVSISYSQKLELKIDQIFKEWNQEGHPGGVLMIKKKGELLCSKAYGKANVKYQVPNANETVFNIGSTSKQFTAMGVVKLYLENKLSFDDDIRKYLPELQEFEQIITIRHLLHHTSGFRSTPELFALAGWRDGDAITTEDDYHYLCKQNSLNFSPGEQFMYANSNYVLLAKLVEHITQEPFQLWMKTNVFEPLNMKHTFIDETNTNANSKVATPYNQMGQNQFLLAENISLNIGASNTYTTAEDLTIWMSNFQQPAKGWEKAFELLQTTDTLNNGELNKYAFGVLVDEFFGNKRIQHSGGIPGFLSYAEYYPEEEMTIVLLTNFIAYTVQQKQMELLKLLLKNKSPKREKPIALKPLPLDVENAKKVVGDYWNTKKNYPRKIYYENDTLWYLRDNGIKSQLVQTNDNEFVIGGIKAQVIVQFEYGEQKKMIVQDGNRGIEVFEAYDNRPLTEKEKRGYLGRFYSQELETFYEIKIQNGHLIGDHSRHGSFPVNILKRDLIDWSGMAIARYARDNNGTITGFFIDMNRVENVWFQKVVCE; this is encoded by the coding sequence ATGAAAAAAATAGTAGTAGGAGCCTTTGCACTTGTTCTAGTGTCCATAAGTTATAGTCAAAAATTAGAACTAAAAATTGATCAAATTTTTAAAGAATGGAATCAAGAAGGACATCCAGGAGGTGTACTAATGATTAAGAAAAAAGGAGAATTACTCTGTTCTAAAGCTTATGGAAAAGCAAATGTAAAGTATCAGGTTCCCAATGCTAACGAGACGGTATTTAATATCGGCTCAACTTCTAAGCAATTTACAGCTATGGGAGTTGTAAAGCTTTACCTGGAAAATAAACTTTCTTTTGATGATGATATTCGAAAATACCTGCCTGAACTACAGGAGTTTGAACAAATAATTACCATTCGTCATTTATTACACCATACAAGTGGATTTAGAAGTACTCCAGAGTTATTTGCATTAGCCGGTTGGAGAGATGGAGATGCGATCACAACCGAAGATGATTATCATTATCTCTGTAAACAAAACAGTTTGAATTTTTCTCCAGGTGAACAGTTTATGTATGCTAACTCCAATTATGTTTTGCTGGCTAAACTTGTAGAGCATATTACACAAGAACCCTTTCAATTATGGATGAAAACCAATGTTTTTGAACCTTTGAATATGAAGCATACTTTTATAGATGAAACCAATACTAATGCTAATTCTAAAGTGGCAACACCTTATAATCAGATGGGGCAAAACCAATTCTTATTAGCTGAAAATATAAGTTTGAATATAGGAGCTTCTAATACCTACACAACAGCGGAGGATTTAACTATTTGGATGAGTAATTTTCAGCAACCAGCCAAAGGATGGGAAAAGGCGTTTGAACTATTACAAACTACAGATACACTCAATAATGGTGAATTAAATAAGTATGCTTTTGGTGTACTTGTTGATGAGTTTTTTGGTAATAAAAGAATACAGCATTCAGGAGGAATTCCAGGTTTTCTTTCTTATGCTGAGTACTATCCTGAAGAGGAAATGACTATCGTACTGTTGACTAATTTTATTGCTTATACTGTTCAACAAAAGCAAATGGAACTTTTGAAGTTATTACTAAAAAATAAAAGCCCCAAAAGAGAGAAGCCCATTGCCTTAAAACCATTACCTCTAGATGTTGAAAATGCTAAAAAAGTAGTTGGTGATTATTGGAATACCAAGAAAAACTATCCACGAAAAATTTACTACGAAAATGATACGTTATGGTACTTACGAGATAATGGAATAAAATCACAGCTAGTGCAGACCAATGACAATGAATTTGTGATAGGAGGGATTAAAGCACAAGTAATTGTTCAGTTCGAATATGGAGAGCAGAAAAAAATGATTGTTCAAGATGGGAATAGAGGAATAGAGGTCTTTGAAGCATACGACAACAGACCATTAACTGAAAAAGAAAAACGGGGCTATTTAGGTAGGTTTTATAGTCAAGAACTAGAGACATTTTATGAAATAAAAATTCAGAATGGTCATTTAATAGGGGATCATAGTAGGCATGGAAGTTTTCCGGTTAACATCTTAAAAAGAGATCTTATTGATTGGTCAGGTATGGCAATAGCGAGGTATGCTAGAGATAATAACGGAACGATTACTGGTTTTTTTATTGATATGAATAGAGTCGAAAATGTATGGTTTCAAAAAGTTGTCTGTGAATAG
- a CDS encoding LytTR family DNA-binding domain-containing protein gives MKISCIIVEDEPLALKRTKSYVLKTPALELVGSFENANEALQFLLYSQVDLIFLDIQMDELTGIELLESADIKSKVIFTTAYEEYAIKGYELNVLDYLLKPFTYKRFLQAINKFESVNNEPANHIFVQSGYQLEKVYLDDILYIEGMGDYRRIHTVTNKKVMTLQTFKAFQQLLPKLKFHRVHKSYLVAIDQIDIVERNSLMIRQERIPISASYKDDFHRFIKQLKG, from the coding sequence ATGAAAATATCGTGTATCATAGTAGAAGATGAACCCTTGGCATTAAAAAGAACAAAGTCGTATGTCCTAAAAACTCCTGCTTTAGAGTTAGTGGGAAGCTTTGAAAATGCCAATGAAGCGCTTCAATTTCTTTTATATAGTCAGGTTGATCTTATCTTTTTAGATATACAGATGGATGAATTAACAGGGATTGAACTGCTTGAATCAGCTGATATAAAAAGCAAAGTTATTTTTACAACAGCCTATGAAGAATATGCGATTAAGGGGTATGAGTTAAATGTATTGGATTACCTTTTAAAACCCTTTACCTATAAGCGTTTTCTACAAGCCATTAACAAGTTTGAGAGTGTAAATAATGAACCTGCGAATCATATCTTTGTTCAATCGGGATACCAATTAGAAAAAGTGTATCTGGATGACATTCTATACATTGAAGGAATGGGAGATTACAGAAGAATACATACCGTTACTAACAAAAAAGTGATGACTTTACAGACTTTTAAAGCGTTTCAGCAATTACTTCCTAAACTAAAGTTCCATCGGGTACATAAATCCTATTTGGTAGCAATTGATCAAATTGATATTGTTGAGCGAAATAGCCTGATGATCCGACAAGAAAGAATTCCAATTTCAGCATCTTACAAAGACGATTTTCATCGTTTTATAAAGCAGTTAAAAGGTTAG
- a CDS encoding histidine kinase, protein MKKIYNALLHIGYWLLLLILIVVLYVASNLNSTAGPSTVDFSTLMIGYVLIPSIISFYGSYFFLFHLYIKKTGKLKLWLYSSLLITFSCLMALTLAHNIVGLQEAFLEVGLISFFLNGFNAFIGFVLHSFISWFTDLKEKEELGKKTQLLELEMIKLKLDPHFLFNTINNIDVLIETDSEKASEYIIKLSSILRFYLYKSSHSLINLSDELNYIKEYLELQKLRTSNKDYVQLTIQGNPAFKEIPPMLFIPFIENAFKHASNKKRNSIEINILIEDEWVNFTCINKVNDQGKTPKGIGNQLVEDRLQLLYGNSYDLNRTVLENRYIVNLKLPL, encoded by the coding sequence ATGAAAAAGATTTATAACGCACTGCTACATATAGGATACTGGTTGCTCTTGCTCATATTAATTGTGGTTTTATATGTTGCTTCAAACTTAAATTCGACAGCAGGACCATCAACAGTTGATTTTTCGACTTTAATGATTGGTTATGTACTAATTCCATCCATTATTTCGTTTTATGGTTCCTATTTTTTCTTATTTCATTTATACATTAAAAAGACCGGAAAATTAAAGTTATGGCTGTATTCAAGTCTATTAATAACTTTTTCTTGTTTGATGGCTCTTACATTAGCTCACAATATTGTTGGATTACAAGAAGCATTTTTGGAAGTAGGTTTAATCAGTTTCTTTTTAAATGGATTTAATGCTTTTATAGGTTTTGTATTGCATAGTTTTATTTCTTGGTTTACAGACCTTAAAGAGAAAGAGGAATTGGGAAAAAAGACACAGTTGTTGGAGTTAGAAATGATTAAACTCAAATTGGATCCTCACTTTTTGTTTAACACCATCAATAACATTGATGTATTGATTGAGACTGATAGTGAAAAAGCATCTGAATACATCATAAAACTTTCTTCGATTTTAAGGTTCTACCTTTATAAATCATCTCATTCCCTTATTAATTTGAGTGATGAATTAAACTACATTAAAGAATATCTTGAACTGCAAAAACTTCGAACAAGTAATAAAGATTATGTTCAATTAACCATTCAAGGAAATCCAGCGTTTAAAGAAATACCACCAATGCTTTTTATCCCTTTTATTGAAAATGCATTTAAACATGCTTCCAATAAAAAGAGAAACAGTATTGAAATTAACATACTGATAGAAGATGAGTGGGTGAATTTTACTTGTATCAATAAAGTTAATGATCAGGGTAAAACTCCAAAAGGAATAGGAAATCAACTGGTTGAAGATAGACTTCAATTGCTCTATGGAAATAGTTATGATTTAAACAGGACTGTTCTTGAGAATCGTTATATTGTAAACTTGAAATTGCCATTATGA
- a CDS encoding MBL fold metallo-hydrolase, whose amino-acid sequence MGLKSVTFLGTGTSQGVPVITCQCEVCISEDAKDKRLRSSILIETSTGNINVDAGPDFRQQMLREKVMELDAILFTHEHKDHIAGLDDVRAFNFRSKKPMEIYCTEGVYKGLAREFHYVFDPKFKYPGIPQINANIITKDEPIQVLGNTIIPIEVMHYKLPVLGYRIENFAYITDANYIEEKELDKLKGVDVLVLNALRKEKHISHFTLDEAIAIINRIQPKQAYLTHISHLMGKHEETSKLLPSNVAIAYDGLQIDFTIGKK is encoded by the coding sequence ATGGGGTTGAAATCAGTAACATTTTTAGGGACAGGAACATCGCAAGGGGTACCTGTTATTACTTGTCAATGTGAGGTTTGTATTTCAGAAGACGCTAAAGATAAGAGGTTACGTTCTTCAATTTTAATAGAAACAAGTACTGGAAACATTAATGTAGATGCTGGCCCAGACTTTAGGCAACAGATGTTACGAGAAAAAGTAATGGAGTTGGATGCGATTTTATTTACCCATGAGCACAAAGATCATATAGCAGGATTAGATGATGTAAGGGCATTTAATTTTAGAAGTAAAAAACCAATGGAAATCTATTGCACTGAAGGGGTGTATAAAGGTCTGGCTAGAGAATTTCATTATGTGTTTGACCCAAAGTTCAAGTATCCAGGTATTCCTCAAATCAATGCAAATATCATTACGAAGGATGAACCAATCCAAGTGCTTGGAAATACGATTATTCCTATTGAAGTTATGCATTATAAATTACCCGTTTTAGGATATAGAATAGAGAATTTCGCCTATATCACAGATGCCAATTATATTGAAGAGAAAGAATTGGATAAACTAAAAGGAGTTGATGTATTAGTGTTAAATGCTTTACGAAAAGAAAAACATATTAGTCATTTTACGTTAGATGAAGCCATAGCGATTATCAACAGAATCCAACCTAAACAAGCGTACTTAACTCATATCAGTCATTTGATGGGGAAACATGAAGAAACATCAAAGCTATTACCTTCAAATGTAGCAATAGCTTATGATGGTCTACAAATAGATTTTACAATTGGGAAAAAGTAA
- a CDS encoding GNAT family N-acetyltransferase — protein sequence MNYLLTGEETERLHFRLLEPADFNDWLPLFFKEEAAKFLGLDPTKSPSELCQHWFDKAFHRYENNLGGMNVLEDKYTGEMIGQSGLLIQEKDGKEFLEVGYSILPKYWGKGYATEAAVKCKNYAFENNIEDKLFSVIHIDNIASQKVALKNKMCLFWESITYKDILVNFYKINKNTD from the coding sequence ATGAACTATCTATTAACAGGAGAGGAAACAGAGCGATTGCACTTTAGGTTATTAGAACCAGCTGATTTTAACGATTGGTTACCGTTGTTTTTTAAAGAAGAAGCTGCCAAGTTTTTAGGGTTGGATCCAACTAAATCACCTAGCGAATTGTGTCAGCATTGGTTTGATAAAGCTTTTCATCGTTATGAAAATAATCTTGGAGGGATGAACGTGCTAGAAGATAAATATACTGGAGAAATGATTGGTCAATCTGGTTTATTGATACAAGAAAAAGACGGGAAAGAGTTTTTGGAGGTAGGGTATTCCATTTTACCGAAATATTGGGGAAAAGGCTATGCTACAGAAGCTGCTGTTAAATGCAAAAATTATGCTTTTGAAAACAATATAGAAGATAAATTGTTTTCAGTTATCCATATTGATAATATCGCTTCTCAAAAAGTAGCACTTAAAAATAAGATGTGTTTATTTTGGGAATCAATAACATATAAGGATATACTTGTAAACTTTTATAAGATTAATAAAAATACTGATTGA
- a CDS encoding tetratricopeptide repeat protein, with protein MNLQEQITKAKIAIQEQQFDQAIDLLTAALAVYPDNPNLYSERGVAHFHAKHNLKALADMDKAVELEPLNSYRYSSRAFVKGACRMTQEAIADYEKCIELDPEDSIAYNNLGLLQEQLGWQKQAEDNFDKADTLEGVLKDRKIAIPESEQKTAEDKTQERTKESAKAEKSIEDVEEITPTKMEVAKAVFTQKSVFKEFIEFIKNGFKLKE; from the coding sequence ATGAATCTTCAAGAACAAATTACTAAGGCCAAAATTGCTATTCAGGAACAACAATTCGACCAAGCGATTGACTTATTAACTGCTGCATTGGCTGTATACCCTGATAATCCCAATTTATATTCAGAAAGAGGTGTTGCTCATTTTCATGCTAAACATAACTTAAAAGCATTAGCCGATATGGATAAAGCTGTTGAATTGGAACCACTTAACAGTTACCGTTACTCAAGTAGAGCTTTTGTAAAAGGTGCTTGCAGAATGACACAAGAAGCTATTGCCGACTATGAAAAATGTATTGAATTAGACCCTGAAGACTCGATTGCATACAACAACCTTGGTTTATTGCAAGAACAATTGGGTTGGCAAAAACAAGCTGAGGATAATTTCGATAAGGCCGACACTTTAGAGGGAGTGCTAAAAGATCGTAAAATTGCTATTCCTGAATCTGAACAAAAAACAGCAGAAGATAAAACACAAGAAAGAACTAAAGAAAGCGCTAAAGCGGAAAAAAGTATTGAGGATGTTGAGGAAATAACACCGACAAAAATGGAGGTTGCTAAAGCTGTATTCACGCAGAAAAGCGTGTTTAAAGAATTTATCGAATTCATCAAAAACGGATTTAAACTTAAAGAATAA
- a CDS encoding PD-(D/E)XK nuclease family protein: MTTFLKQIADDLIEHYTTEEFRNILLIVPSKRVGLHLKKELSIRLKKTFWSPQIKSIDEFLVEKHPLGVIDNISIHFELYQAYANLFESEETFDSFQSWSSQIINDFNEIDRYLLDHKAVFSNLKDIKEIEQWSFNSTELSENQSKFLVFWEKLGELYENFTNQLQAKQLATSARIYREIASQPQKYLNELPYQKIYIIGFNALSKSEEEIFKYLYQTSKAKLFWDTDQYYLNNKLYEAGHFIRNYKWATESIKSSAGNTISTQAKNINIYPAKTAIDQVNIAAKIMEKDVAFRQEKSALILSDEHLLNPLVNTIPVGLDQMNITMGYALSNTLAQELLDTCLEVIINNQRFNKSNAKSIYFKDLIKLFENALFKQLTSEKTLTFSRFKREVIQYNYSFITLKNLRDYFGDFHQVLTFLFFDRNKTITTVLDELITFIQSVRQQLISVDELNIEIEALYRIEKVLNKVKGLLNTYPFITTLSGLRKIIRQVLNKEKLSFYGEPLQGLQVMGFLETRALDFENVILLSCNESFLPGVAPSNSLIPFDLKLYFNLPTKSDREAIFAYYFYRVIQKAKNIHLVYNNGIANGIDSNEISRYLIQVENELNDFENINIQTHHINYLFNTKSKDKAVEKDSTTLHKLDLFFKNGISPSALNNYIACSLDFYYAYVLRIKEQEEVEESIENSTLGTITHQVLENLYTDLGPIIKVETIDTMLQLFEAETHKIFQEKFPQGNYKKGKNLLIFSMVLKSIKQFLLNEKRFIQQHGFIKILGLEQDLRHTLTITTTDGEKEVLLKGNADRIDIINNTIRVIDYKTGFIEQKNVSKQFDSLLTHQDSSKANQLMFYAYLYYKNFGKTNLTSGIFSLRNLNAGLLELKLKDGRTSLDFDTEIFDAYEKHLVEKIREIYDTSIPFTHNIDAKYCMIC, encoded by the coding sequence ATGACTACTTTTTTAAAACAAATTGCTGACGACCTCATTGAGCACTACACTACTGAAGAGTTTCGAAATATTCTTTTAATCGTCCCATCAAAACGTGTAGGTCTGCATTTAAAAAAAGAACTTTCAATACGTTTAAAAAAAACTTTTTGGTCTCCACAAATCAAAAGCATCGATGAATTTTTAGTCGAAAAACATCCTTTAGGCGTAATTGACAACATTTCAATCCACTTTGAATTATACCAAGCTTATGCTAACCTTTTTGAAAGCGAAGAAACTTTTGATTCTTTTCAATCTTGGTCAAGTCAAATTATCAATGACTTTAACGAGATTGATCGCTACCTGTTGGACCATAAAGCTGTATTTAGCAACCTAAAAGACATCAAAGAAATAGAACAATGGAGTTTTAATTCTACAGAGCTAAGTGAAAACCAGAGTAAGTTTTTGGTGTTTTGGGAGAAACTTGGAGAACTCTATGAAAATTTCACCAACCAGTTACAGGCAAAACAACTTGCAACTTCTGCGCGAATTTATCGTGAAATAGCTAGTCAACCTCAAAAGTATTTAAACGAACTTCCTTACCAAAAAATCTATATTATTGGTTTTAATGCTCTCTCTAAAAGTGAAGAAGAAATCTTTAAATACCTCTACCAAACATCTAAGGCAAAACTATTTTGGGATACTGATCAATATTACCTTAACAATAAATTATATGAAGCAGGTCACTTTATTCGCAACTACAAATGGGCCACTGAAAGCATAAAATCTTCAGCAGGTAATACCATTTCTACCCAAGCAAAAAACATCAATATTTACCCAGCAAAAACAGCAATTGATCAAGTGAACATTGCTGCTAAAATCATGGAAAAAGATGTTGCTTTTAGACAAGAAAAGAGCGCTTTAATTTTAAGTGATGAACATTTACTCAATCCTCTTGTGAACACTATTCCAGTGGGGCTTGATCAAATGAATATCACTATGGGGTATGCACTTTCTAATACCCTTGCTCAAGAGTTATTAGACACCTGTTTAGAAGTTATTATAAACAACCAAAGATTCAACAAATCTAATGCTAAAAGCATTTATTTTAAAGATTTAATTAAACTCTTTGAAAACGCTCTATTTAAACAACTTACCTCAGAAAAAACATTAACTTTTTCTCGCTTTAAACGAGAAGTTATTCAATATAATTACTCCTTTATTACCTTAAAAAATTTAAGGGACTACTTTGGTGACTTTCATCAAGTTCTTACCTTTTTATTTTTTGATCGAAACAAGACGATTACTACTGTATTAGATGAGCTCATTACTTTTATTCAATCAGTTCGTCAACAACTCATTTCAGTAGATGAACTAAACATTGAAATTGAGGCGTTATATCGAATAGAAAAAGTACTCAACAAAGTTAAAGGGCTATTAAACACCTACCCTTTTATTACGACTTTATCTGGCTTAAGAAAGATCATTCGACAAGTACTAAACAAAGAAAAACTATCATTTTATGGAGAACCTTTGCAGGGACTTCAAGTGATGGGATTTTTAGAAACTCGAGCACTTGATTTTGAAAATGTGATTTTACTTTCATGCAATGAAAGTTTTTTACCTGGTGTTGCTCCGAGTAATTCATTAATTCCATTCGATTTAAAGCTTTATTTTAATCTTCCCACAAAATCAGATCGAGAAGCAATTTTTGCCTACTATTTTTATCGGGTAATTCAAAAAGCAAAAAACATTCATTTAGTATATAATAATGGTATTGCCAATGGAATTGATTCCAACGAAATCAGTCGATACCTCATTCAAGTTGAAAATGAATTGAACGATTTTGAAAACATCAACATTCAAACACATCATATTAATTACCTTTTCAATACGAAAAGCAAAGATAAAGCAGTAGAAAAAGATTCCACTACACTTCATAAACTTGATTTGTTTTTTAAAAACGGGATCTCTCCTTCTGCGCTCAACAATTACATTGCCTGCTCATTGGATTTTTATTATGCCTATGTTTTAAGAATTAAAGAGCAAGAAGAAGTTGAAGAATCTATTGAGAACAGTACTTTAGGAACAATCACGCATCAGGTTTTAGAAAACTTATACACTGATTTAGGACCAATTATTAAAGTAGAGACCATTGATACCATGCTCCAATTATTTGAAGCAGAAACGCATAAAATATTTCAGGAGAAATTCCCACAAGGGAATTATAAAAAAGGGAAAAACTTATTGATTTTCTCTATGGTATTGAAGAGTATTAAACAATTTCTACTCAATGAAAAGCGTTTTATACAGCAACATGGTTTTATCAAAATTCTAGGGTTAGAACAAGACTTAAGACACACTTTAACGATAACTACAACTGATGGCGAAAAAGAAGTGTTACTAAAAGGAAATGCTGATAGAATAGACATCATCAACAATACTATTCGGGTGATTGATTATAAAACTGGATTTATCGAACAGAAAAATGTCAGCAAACAATTCGACAGCTTGTTAACCCATCAGGATAGTTCAAAGGCCAATCAATTAATGTTTTACGCTTATTTGTACTATAAAAATTTTGGAAAGACGAATTTAACTTCAGGTATTTTTTCTTTAAGAAATCTTAATGCAGGTCTATTAGAATTGAAATTAAAAGATGGTAGAACGAGCCTTGATTTCGACACCGAAATTTTTGATGCTTACGAAAAGCATCTAGTTGAGAAAATTAGGGAGATTTATGATACTTCAATACCTTTTACTCATAACATTGATGCTAAATATTGTATGATTTGTTAA
- a CDS encoding tetratricopeptide repeat protein, with translation MTFKKFMIVSALAGITTFNYGQKLETTNAAVAYKPLKANQMWIQMDKDGSGKKKLMEAKSEIDKAFEKYTASNTLKPKDEAKMFYYRGLIYWDYIMVSAMDSTKHEELTKNEAAYEEASLGSLKKVMKLDSRGLYKPDVKKRMQLMRGMSLQGGVAMFQQEKYEEALAAFVSAEKLFDVIGEKDSLSIYNAALAAERLEDYDNAIKYFKQSAEIGYKTDVSYQSLISNTNKKNGGPSDEAFGYIQEGKKLYPNNLGLIIEEFNYYLSKGDTEKAQASLASAIEKEPNNPVFHFNIGATFDELTAKKRKEGMHEEAGVFSKKAIDGYKKAIELKPDFSDAYFNLGVFYYNESIELNSMASDIKDQTLEAKSLATAKEYLSDAIPYLEKAHELQPKDVNTLKVLKSIYFNLEKDAEYKVVEEKLKALGQ, from the coding sequence ATGACATTTAAAAAATTTATGATTGTTTCTGCACTTGCAGGAATTACAACATTTAATTACGGACAGAAATTAGAAACGACTAATGCTGCTGTAGCATATAAGCCACTAAAAGCTAACCAGATGTGGATTCAAATGGATAAAGATGGGAGTGGTAAAAAGAAATTAATGGAAGCCAAATCTGAAATTGATAAAGCTTTTGAAAAGTATACTGCTTCAAATACATTAAAGCCAAAGGATGAAGCAAAGATGTTTTATTACAGAGGTTTAATTTATTGGGATTACATCATGGTTTCTGCAATGGATTCAACAAAGCATGAGGAGTTAACAAAAAATGAAGCAGCTTACGAAGAAGCTTCTTTAGGGTCTTTAAAGAAAGTGATGAAGTTGGATTCTCGTGGTTTATATAAACCTGATGTAAAGAAGAGAATGCAATTGATGAGAGGAATGAGTTTACAAGGAGGAGTGGCGATGTTCCAACAAGAAAAATATGAAGAAGCTCTTGCTGCTTTTGTCTCAGCGGAAAAGTTATTTGATGTTATTGGAGAAAAAGATTCTTTGTCAATTTATAATGCTGCATTAGCTGCTGAAAGATTAGAGGATTACGATAATGCAATTAAATATTTTAAACAAAGTGCCGAAATAGGATATAAAACAGATGTGTCTTATCAAAGTTTAATTTCGAATACCAATAAGAAAAATGGAGGGCCATCTGATGAAGCTTTTGGTTATATTCAAGAAGGGAAAAAGTTATATCCTAACAATTTAGGATTAATTATTGAGGAGTTTAATTATTACTTATCTAAAGGGGATACTGAAAAAGCACAAGCAAGTTTAGCAAGTGCAATTGAAAAAGAACCTAATAACCCTGTTTTTCACTTTAATATTGGAGCTACGTTTGATGAGTTAACTGCTAAGAAACGTAAAGAGGGAATGCATGAAGAAGCAGGAGTTTTCTCTAAAAAAGCTATTGATGGATATAAAAAAGCAATCGAATTGAAGCCAGATTTTTCAGATGCTTATTTTAACTTGGGAGTATTTTATTATAATGAATCTATTGAGTTAAATTCAATGGCTTCTGATATCAAAGATCAAACATTAGAAGCTAAATCTTTAGCAACAGCAAAAGAATACTTAAGTGATGCTATCCCATATTTGGAGAAAGCGCATGAGTTACAACCAAAAGATGTGAATACATTAAAGGTGTTGAAAAGTATCTACTTTAATTTAGAAAAAGATGCTGAATATAAAGTTGTTGAAGAAAAGTTAAAAGCTTTAGGACAATAA
- a CDS encoding DUF2490 domain-containing protein, whose amino-acid sequence MKSYTILIIFSLFLSTNQLFSQIDENKLGAWYMYFFNTSFAEDGKWGIQGDIQHRNWNFGGDLEQLLVRSGITYQPENANIKLTLGYGNITTGAYGDAKTVTTESRIYQEALFPVQFGKRIYTNHRFRYEQRFVQDQDFRTRYRYNIFVNIPINRANMKQNALYIALYNEIFINGQRNIGDNRTVEIFDRNRFYTALGYVIKDHLKVQIGHMIQTTNSWEKNQLQLSLHHKF is encoded by the coding sequence ATGAAATCTTACACTATTCTTATTATTTTCTCTTTATTTCTTAGCACTAACCAACTATTTAGTCAAATTGATGAAAACAAATTGGGAGCATGGTATATGTACTTCTTTAATACTTCATTTGCAGAAGATGGTAAGTGGGGAATCCAAGGGGACATTCAGCATCGTAATTGGAATTTTGGAGGTGATTTAGAGCAATTATTAGTACGATCTGGTATAACATACCAACCAGAAAATGCCAATATTAAACTTACTCTAGGTTATGGAAATATTACTACAGGAGCCTATGGAGATGCTAAAACGGTAACTACAGAAAGTAGAATTTATCAAGAAGCTTTATTTCCTGTTCAATTTGGAAAACGAATCTATACGAATCACCGTTTTAGGTATGAACAACGCTTTGTACAAGATCAAGATTTTAGAACGCGTTATCGCTACAATATTTTTGTTAATATCCCTATTAACCGAGCAAATATGAAACAAAATGCGCTTTACATCGCTTTGTATAATGAAATTTTCATCAATGGACAACGAAACATTGGAGACAATCGAACAGTTGAAATCTTTGACCGTAATCGTTTTTATACTGCCTTGGGTTATGTGATAAAAGACCATCTAAAAGTTCAAATTGGGCATATGATCCAGACGACTAACAGTTGGGAGAAAAACCAACTACAATTAAGTTTGCATCACAAATTTTAA
- a CDS encoding plasmid pRiA4b ORF-3 family protein has product MKTYTFRVVVDTEEDIFRDVEIATGASFESLHQTIVKAFDFKGDQMTSFYMSDENWEKGEEIALMDMGFVKSMAETTLEQMVTNDHQKILYVYDFLKMWIFYVELIKVNEESSTKELPAILMKIGDSPNEDDKEIPNLLDGLTDLDTGVSPTNEVDDFYKKYGDEFGGDLDDEFGGFENIDDLDL; this is encoded by the coding sequence ATGAAAACCTATACATTTAGAGTTGTTGTAGATACAGAGGAGGATATTTTTAGAGATGTTGAAATTGCAACAGGTGCTTCGTTTGAATCGCTTCACCAAACGATTGTGAAAGCCTTTGACTTTAAAGGTGATCAAATGACTTCTTTTTATATGAGTGATGAAAATTGGGAGAAAGGAGAGGAGATTGCTTTGATGGATATGGGCTTTGTTAAGTCAATGGCTGAGACAACCTTAGAGCAAATGGTTACCAATGATCATCAAAAGATATTGTATGTTTATGACTTCCTTAAAATGTGGATTTTCTACGTTGAATTGATTAAAGTAAATGAAGAATCTTCCACAAAAGAATTACCAGCTATTTTAATGAAAATAGGAGATTCTCCCAATGAAGATGACAAAGAAATCCCTAATTTATTGGATGGATTAACGGATTTAGATACAGGTGTTTCACCAACTAATGAAGTGGATGACTTTTATAAAAAATACGGGGATGAATTTGGAGGAGATTTAGACGATGAGTTTGGTGGATTCGAAAATATTGACGATTTAGATTTATAG